From one Tsukamurella tyrosinosolvens genomic stretch:
- the zapE gene encoding cell division protein ZapE, whose product MTLHLVDRNPTVTPEQMVEQLVPPEMFSEVSFDSYIPDPNEPTQAAAVQTGRAFVADVVKLSKQRNKKGLFGRKSTPPHGVGLYLDGGFGVGKTHLLASIFHSVPSPKSFGTFVEYTHLVGALGFNQCVEYLANHSVICIDEFELDDPGDTMVMSRLLTELAARGVSIVATSNTLPGQLGEGRFAAQDFLREINKLSSVFQSVRVDGPDYRHRDLPPAPDPLTDEELVAVAESDPTATLDDFDALSEHLSKLHPSRYKQLVDGISKVCIRGVHPADNQTVALRIVVLADRLYDAGIPVLVSGAKLDEIFTPEMLAGGYRKKYLRATSRLLALSRFASAEVK is encoded by the coding sequence ATGACGCTGCATCTCGTTGATCGCAACCCGACGGTGACGCCGGAGCAGATGGTGGAGCAGCTCGTTCCGCCGGAGATGTTCAGCGAGGTCAGCTTCGACAGCTACATCCCGGACCCGAACGAGCCCACCCAGGCGGCCGCGGTCCAGACGGGCCGCGCCTTCGTCGCGGACGTCGTCAAGCTCTCCAAGCAGCGGAACAAGAAGGGTCTGTTCGGCCGCAAGAGCACCCCGCCGCACGGCGTGGGCCTCTACCTCGACGGCGGTTTCGGCGTCGGCAAGACCCACCTCCTGGCGTCGATCTTCCACAGCGTCCCGTCGCCGAAGTCGTTCGGCACCTTCGTCGAGTACACCCACCTCGTGGGCGCGCTCGGCTTCAACCAGTGCGTCGAGTACCTCGCCAACCACAGCGTGATCTGCATCGACGAGTTCGAGCTCGACGATCCCGGCGACACGATGGTGATGTCGCGCCTGCTCACCGAGCTGGCGGCCCGCGGCGTGTCCATCGTCGCCACGTCGAACACCCTGCCCGGTCAGTTGGGCGAGGGCCGGTTCGCCGCGCAGGACTTCCTGCGCGAGATCAACAAGCTCAGCTCGGTCTTCCAGTCGGTGCGCGTCGACGGTCCCGACTACCGGCACCGCGACCTGCCGCCCGCGCCGGACCCGCTCACCGACGAGGAGCTCGTCGCCGTCGCCGAGTCCGATCCGACGGCGACGCTGGACGACTTCGACGCGCTGTCCGAGCACCTGTCGAAGCTGCACCCCTCGCGGTACAAGCAGCTGGTCGACGGGATCTCCAAGGTCTGCATCCGGGGCGTCCACCCGGCCGATAACCAGACCGTCGCGCTGCGCATCGTCGTGCTCGCGGACCGGCTCTACGACGCCGGGATCCCGGTGCTGGTCTCCGGCGCCAAGCTGGACGAGATCTTCACCCCGGAGATGCTGGCCGGCGGGTACCGCAAGAAGTACTTGCGCGCGACGTCGCGCCTGCTCGCGCTGTCGCGCTTCGCCTCCGCCGAGGTGAAATAG
- a CDS encoding heavy metal translocating P-type ATPase yields MSTDTRPSETVLDLAIEGMTCASCANRIERKLNKLDGVTATVNFATEKAHVTAPAGTDAAVLIDTVEQAGYAAHVPAPPGDDEEDEPAGRTHEPTDALRRRLLVSGALTIPVIAMAMIPALQFDYWQWLSLTLASPVAVWGALPFHRAAWTNLRHGTATMDTLVSIGVLAAFGWSVYALFWGAAGVTGMTHPFTFSIERMDGTANIYLEAAAGVTTFILAGRYFEAKSKRRAGAALRALLELGAKDATVLRDGVETLVPIGDLAVGDEFVVRPGEKIATDGVVVAGQSAVDASMLTGESVPVEVRSGDPVAGATVNAGGRLVVRATRVGADTQLSQMGRLVEDAQAGKATAQRLADRISGVFVPIVIAVAVGSLGFWLGTGQPASMALTAAVSVLIIACPCALGLATPTALLVGTGRGAQLGILIKGPEALEHTRTVDTALLDKTGTVTTGVMTLQAVHAAKGETADEVLAVAAALEAASEHPIARAVVRAAPEPLAPVDDFAAVPGLGVRGAVGGRAVTVGRPSLLDEARMPLPDDLRASFDEAQHRGQTPIAVGWDGAARGVVVVSDEVKPTSREAIARLRGLGLRPIMLTGDNEPAARFVAAQVGVDEVIAGVLPAQKVEAVRRLQADGRAVAMVGDGINDAAALAAADLGIAMGTGTDAAIAAADLTLVSGDLSTVVDAIRLSRRTLGTIKANLFWAFAYNVAALPLAAAGLLNPMLAGAAMALSSVFVVSNSLRLRNFRPQKGY; encoded by the coding sequence ATGTCCACTGACACCCGCCCGTCCGAGACCGTGCTCGACCTCGCGATCGAGGGCATGACGTGCGCCTCGTGCGCGAACCGGATCGAGCGCAAACTGAACAAGCTCGACGGGGTCACCGCCACCGTCAACTTCGCCACCGAGAAGGCGCACGTCACGGCGCCCGCGGGCACGGACGCCGCGGTCCTCATCGACACCGTGGAGCAGGCGGGCTACGCCGCGCACGTGCCCGCACCTCCGGGCGACGACGAGGAGGACGAGCCGGCCGGCCGCACCCACGAGCCCACGGACGCGCTGCGCCGGCGCCTGCTGGTGAGTGGGGCGCTCACCATCCCGGTGATCGCGATGGCGATGATCCCGGCGCTGCAGTTCGACTACTGGCAGTGGCTCTCGCTGACCCTGGCCTCGCCGGTGGCGGTATGGGGCGCGCTCCCCTTCCACCGTGCGGCGTGGACCAACCTCCGGCACGGCACCGCGACGATGGACACGCTCGTCTCGATCGGCGTGCTCGCCGCGTTCGGTTGGTCCGTCTACGCCCTGTTCTGGGGCGCGGCGGGCGTCACCGGGATGACCCACCCGTTCACGTTCAGCATCGAGCGGATGGACGGCACCGCCAACATCTACCTCGAGGCGGCCGCCGGCGTCACGACGTTCATCCTGGCCGGTCGCTATTTCGAGGCGAAGAGCAAGCGGCGGGCCGGCGCCGCACTGCGCGCCCTGCTCGAGCTCGGCGCCAAGGACGCGACCGTGCTGCGCGACGGTGTCGAGACGCTCGTCCCCATCGGCGACCTCGCGGTGGGCGACGAGTTCGTCGTGCGGCCGGGCGAGAAGATCGCCACCGACGGCGTCGTCGTCGCGGGGCAATCCGCCGTCGACGCCTCGATGCTCACCGGCGAGTCGGTGCCCGTCGAAGTGCGCTCAGGCGATCCCGTCGCCGGCGCGACGGTCAACGCCGGCGGCAGGCTCGTCGTCCGCGCCACCCGCGTCGGCGCGGACACGCAGCTCTCCCAGATGGGCCGCCTCGTCGAGGACGCGCAGGCCGGGAAGGCCACGGCCCAACGCCTCGCCGACCGCATCTCGGGCGTCTTCGTCCCGATCGTCATCGCCGTCGCGGTGGGCTCCCTCGGCTTCTGGCTCGGCACCGGCCAGCCGGCGTCGATGGCCCTGACCGCAGCCGTCTCCGTGCTCATCATCGCCTGCCCCTGCGCGCTCGGCCTCGCCACCCCGACGGCCCTCCTGGTCGGCACCGGTCGCGGCGCGCAGCTCGGGATCCTCATCAAGGGGCCCGAGGCGTTGGAGCACACCCGCACCGTCGACACCGCCCTCCTCGACAAGACCGGCACCGTGACCACCGGCGTGATGACCCTCCAGGCGGTGCACGCGGCGAAGGGCGAGACCGCCGACGAGGTGCTCGCCGTCGCCGCCGCGCTCGAGGCCGCATCGGAGCATCCGATAGCCCGCGCCGTGGTGCGGGCCGCCCCCGAGCCGCTCGCACCGGTGGACGACTTCGCCGCGGTACCCGGCCTCGGGGTCCGGGGCGCGGTGGGCGGCCGGGCCGTCACCGTCGGGCGCCCGAGCCTGCTCGACGAGGCCCGTATGCCCCTGCCCGACGACCTGCGCGCGTCCTTCGACGAGGCCCAGCACCGGGGCCAGACCCCGATCGCGGTCGGCTGGGACGGCGCCGCCCGCGGCGTGGTCGTCGTCTCCGACGAGGTCAAACCCACCTCGCGGGAGGCGATCGCCCGGCTCCGCGGTCTGGGCCTGCGCCCGATCATGCTCACCGGCGACAACGAGCCCGCGGCGCGGTTCGTCGCCGCGCAGGTCGGCGTCGACGAGGTGATCGCAGGGGTGCTGCCCGCGCAGAAGGTGGAGGCGGTGCGCCGCCTCCAGGCCGACGGCCGCGCGGTGGCGATGGTCGGCGACGGGATCAACGACGCGGCCGCGCTGGCGGCCGCCGACCTCGGCATCGCCATGGGCACCGGCACCGACGCCGCGATCGCGGCCGCCGACCTCACCCTCGTCAGCGGCGACCTGAGCACCGTCGTCGACGCGATCCGACTCTCGCGCCGCACCCTGGGCACGATCAAGGCCAACCTGTTCTGGGCCTTCGCCTACAACGTCGCGGCGCTCCCCCTGGCGGCCGCCGGGCTGCTCAACCCCATGCTCGCCGGCGCCGCCATGGCGCTGTCCTCCGTCTTCGTCGTCAGCAACAGCCTGCGACTGCGGAATTTCCGACCCCAGAAGGGATACTGA
- a CDS encoding metal-sensitive transcriptional regulator, with amino-acid sequence MTTDAGHAHHGYMSDKDEYLKRLRRIEGQARGLQRMVEEEKYCIDILTQVSAMTKALQAVGLGLLEDHMSHCVVNAARSGDEVETAAKLKEATDAIARFTR; translated from the coding sequence ATGACCACCGACGCCGGCCACGCCCACCACGGCTACATGTCCGACAAGGACGAGTACCTCAAGCGGCTGCGCCGCATCGAGGGGCAGGCCCGCGGCCTGCAGCGGATGGTCGAGGAGGAGAAGTACTGCATCGACATCCTCACGCAGGTCTCCGCCATGACCAAGGCCCTCCAGGCCGTGGGCCTCGGCCTCCTCGAGGACCACATGAGCCACTGCGTCGTGAACGCCGCCCGCTCGGGCGACGAGGTGGAGACGGCCGCCAAGCTCAAGGAGGCGACCGACGCGATCGCCCGATTCACGCGCTGA
- a CDS encoding dihydrofolate reductase family protein, giving the protein MIEPLPADDAALALAYAHPLAEGRPYVRANMISSLDGSSTAAGRSGGLGGDGDRRVFGALRAAADVVLVGAATVRDEDYGTPERPALAIVTRGTIARTDRLYPPSGAEPIVYSGHGESVDLRAVLGDLYARGHRRVLAEGGPGVLGALLAAGLVDELCLTVAPVLAGGDGRRIVTGPDLPLDRWQRRLVLGDDEGYLYTRWAR; this is encoded by the coding sequence GTGATCGAGCCACTCCCCGCGGACGATGCCGCCCTCGCCCTCGCCTACGCCCACCCGCTGGCGGAGGGCCGACCGTACGTGCGTGCCAACATGATCAGCTCGCTCGATGGATCGTCCACCGCGGCGGGCCGGTCCGGCGGCCTGGGCGGGGACGGGGACCGGCGGGTCTTCGGAGCCCTCCGCGCGGCCGCCGACGTCGTCCTCGTGGGTGCGGCGACGGTGCGCGACGAGGACTACGGCACGCCCGAGCGCCCGGCACTGGCGATCGTCACGCGCGGGACGATCGCTCGCACCGACCGCCTCTATCCGCCGAGCGGCGCCGAGCCGATCGTCTATTCGGGGCACGGCGAGTCGGTGGACCTGCGTGCCGTGCTCGGCGACCTGTACGCGCGGGGCCACCGCCGCGTGCTCGCCGAGGGCGGCCCCGGCGTCCTCGGCGCACTGCTCGCGGCGGGCCTCGTCGACGAGCTCTGCCTCACCGTCGCGCCGGTGCTCGCCGGTGGGGACGGCAGGCGGATAGTCACCGGCCCCGACCTGCCGCTCGACCGCTGGCAGCGACGCCTGGTCCTCGGCGACGACGAGGGCTACCTCTACACGCGCTGGGCGCGCTGA
- a CDS encoding CGNR zinc finger domain-containing protein, with translation MQFDHDNMTGVRLSVDLVNLRADGAWTEDRVAAALHQHEIRRIELDERAVRGLGEWTELLRAPFLTETVDDRCTAVNRLLAAGTAGIYLTAHDDWRPHLHFTPETESLLGRVKAVTAGGLAVFTTEAEGARLGACAREGCPKVFADTSRGGRQSYCSPRCANTDAVRRHRRA, from the coding sequence GTGCAGTTCGACCACGACAACATGACCGGGGTACGCCTCTCCGTCGACCTGGTGAACCTCCGGGCTGACGGCGCGTGGACCGAGGACCGGGTCGCGGCGGCGCTGCACCAGCACGAGATCCGCCGGATCGAGCTGGACGAGCGGGCGGTGCGCGGCCTCGGCGAGTGGACAGAGCTGCTGCGGGCGCCCTTCCTCACCGAGACCGTCGACGACCGCTGCACCGCGGTGAACCGGCTCCTCGCCGCGGGTACGGCGGGGATCTACCTCACCGCGCACGACGACTGGCGGCCCCACCTGCACTTCACCCCGGAGACCGAGTCCCTTCTGGGCCGCGTCAAGGCCGTCACTGCCGGCGGGCTGGCCGTCTTCACCACCGAGGCCGAGGGCGCGCGCCTCGGTGCCTGCGCCCGTGAGGGCTGCCCGAAGGTCTTCGCCGACACCAGCCGCGGCGGCCGGCAGTCCTACTGCTCGCCGCGCTGCGCGAACACCGACGCGGTGCGCCGGCACCGCCGGGCCTGA